CGCTGGCCCACGCGGCCGCGCTCCTCCACGTGAACACGACCGAGCAGTGGCTGCGCCGACACTTGGGGAACGTGCCGCCCGCTCATTGACGGCTCCACTCGTAGTAGGACGCGACGGCGGGCTGCCCGGTGTAGTTCGGGCCGGCAGCGTCATCAGCGCCCAGATAGGCTGCCTCGAAGTTCAGCGTGCAGGGCCCGAGGCAGCTCACGCGCTTTCGTCGCGTGTCATACTCCCATCCGGCTCTCCTCACGGCCGACGCGACTCTCCGCGCGCTGCTGCGGCCCCGGACGTCACGGACGCTCTCCGCGTCGAAATCCGCCACGAGCAGGCCATCGGGAACAAGCCACGAGGCGGCCCGTTCGAGCACACGAAGTTTGTCGCCGACATAGTGCAGGCCGTGCACGCAGGTGATCAGATCGAAACTCCGACGCGGCGACCAGTCGGCGACCGACGCCGCGATCAGCTCAAGCCCCGGTGGCCGAGGCCCGCCCATGAAGTGATCGACCAAGTCGATGCCGACCATCGTGACCGCCGCCTCTGGCCGCTCGGCCGCGATCCGTCCCGCAGCGTAAATCAGGGCTTTGCCGGACCCGCAGCACAGGTCGAGCCACGCCTGCGCACCTTGCCGCGCCGCGAGGAACTCGTACGGGTCAAAGCCGAGCTCCTTCGCGTAGCTGTTGGGGCCCGCCAGACCGCGCTCGCGGTTCATCGTGTTGTTCGCGACAACCGCCGACGCGGCCAACGCGGTGTCGTCGAGCAGCCGCCCTGAACTCATGTCTTCGGTTCCCCCGTTA
This genomic window from Actinospica robiniae DSM 44927 contains:
- a CDS encoding class I SAM-dependent methyltransferase encodes the protein MSSGRLLDDTALAASAVVANNTMNRERGLAGPNSYAKELGFDPYEFLAARQGAQAWLDLCCGSGKALIYAAGRIAAERPEAAVTMVGIDLVDHFMGGPRPPGLELIAASVADWSPRRSFDLITCVHGLHYVGDKLRVLERAASWLVPDGLLVADFDAESVRDVRGRSSARRVASAVRRAGWEYDTRRKRVSCLGPCTLNFEAAYLGADDAAGPNYTGQPAVASYYEWSRQ